Proteins encoded by one window of Dokdonella sp.:
- the phbB gene encoding acetoacetyl-CoA reductase: MTSRVALVTGGIGGIGTAICRQLARSGHKVATNYRDEAKAKAWQAAQKADGFDFAIVHGDVSDTAGAEAMVKAAEAQLGGIEILINNAGITRDTTFHKMSALQWQDVINTNLNSCFNVTRPVIEGMRERKWGRIVQISSINGQKGQYGQANYAASKAGMHGFTISLAQENAKFGITVNTVSPGYVLTEMVRAVPEDVRAKIAAQIPVGRLGDPDEIAYAVGFLIDERAAWITGANLSINGGHYMGW; encoded by the coding sequence ATGACTTCTCGCGTAGCACTCGTCACCGGCGGCATCGGCGGCATCGGCACGGCCATCTGCCGCCAACTCGCCCGGTCCGGGCACAAGGTGGCCACCAACTACCGCGACGAGGCGAAGGCCAAGGCCTGGCAGGCGGCGCAGAAGGCCGACGGCTTCGACTTCGCGATCGTCCACGGCGATGTTTCCGATACCGCCGGCGCCGAGGCAATGGTCAAGGCCGCGGAAGCTCAGCTCGGCGGCATCGAGATCCTGATCAACAACGCCGGCATCACGCGCGACACCACCTTCCACAAGATGTCCGCCCTGCAATGGCAGGATGTCATCAACACCAACCTCAATTCCTGCTTCAACGTGACCCGCCCGGTCATCGAAGGCATGCGCGAGCGCAAGTGGGGGCGCATCGTGCAGATCAGCTCGATCAACGGCCAGAAGGGCCAGTACGGCCAGGCCAACTACGCGGCCTCCAAGGCCGGCATGCACGGTTTCACGATCTCGCTGGCGCAGGAGAACGCGAAGTTCGGCATCACCGTGAACACCGTCTCGCCGGGCTATGTGCTCACCGAAATGGTGCGTGCCGTACCCGAGGACGTGCGCGCCAAGATCGCCGCACAGATCCCGGTCGGCCGCCTCGGCGACCCCGACGAGATCGCCTATGCGGTCGGTTTCCTGATCGACGAGCGCGCCGCATGGATCACCGGCGCCAACCTCTCGATCAACGGCGGCCACTACATGGGCTGGTGA
- the phaR gene encoding polyhydroxyalkanoate synthesis repressor PhaR yields MSQTRIIKKYPNRRLYDTEISSYITLEEVRQLVVDGETFEVRDAKTGDDLTRSVLLQIISDHEERGQPMFTTQLLSQIIRFYGDSLQGFMGSYLEKSLQVFLDQQQQFRSQLNNLMGRTPWSMLNDMTERNMDAWKSLQQGFLTAAASRVREAEEAGKKK; encoded by the coding sequence ATGAGCCAGACCCGCATCATCAAGAAGTACCCGAACCGGCGCCTCTACGACACGGAGATCTCGAGCTACATCACGCTCGAAGAAGTCCGGCAGCTCGTCGTCGATGGCGAGACCTTCGAAGTCCGCGACGCCAAGACCGGCGACGACCTGACGCGCTCCGTGCTGCTGCAGATCATCTCCGACCACGAGGAGCGCGGGCAGCCGATGTTCACGACGCAGCTCCTGTCGCAGATCATCCGCTTCTACGGTGATTCGCTGCAGGGCTTCATGGGCAGCTATCTGGAGAAGAGCCTGCAGGTCTTCCTCGACCAGCAGCAGCAGTTCCGCAGCCAGCTCAACAACCTCATGGGCCGCACGCCCTGGTCGATGCTCAACGACATGACCGAGCGCAACATGGACGCCTGGAAGTCGCTGCAGCAGGGTTTCCTCACCGCCGCCGCCAGTCGCGTGCGCGAGGCCGAGGAAGCCGGCAAGAAAAAATAA
- the gluQRS gene encoding tRNA glutamyl-Q(34) synthetase GluQRS has protein sequence MSTYRGRFAPSPTGPLHFGSLVAALGSWLRARAEGGAWLVRIEDVDRTRSSPLWADDILATLHAFGFDADEAVLQQSTRDTLYEAALTRLREAGHAYPCACSRSDLAACGGVHPAHCVRRPIPGQAPAWRLRVPDESITFDDVVHGHVERSLREVGGDFVLRRANGEYAYQLAVVVDDGEQRISEVVRGVDLLDSTPRQILLRRLLGLADTGWLHLPLVLDAAGRKLAKRDAAHPLDAGDPLPALRRALAMLGQAVPASPSLRPFLADAVARFDVTRIPRGDHPHVALQDD, from the coding sequence GTGAGCACGTATCGCGGCCGCTTCGCGCCGTCGCCGACCGGCCCATTGCACTTCGGCTCGCTGGTCGCAGCGCTCGGCAGCTGGTTGCGTGCGCGCGCCGAAGGCGGCGCCTGGCTGGTACGCATCGAGGACGTCGACCGCACGCGCTCCTCGCCGCTCTGGGCTGACGACATCCTCGCCACCCTGCACGCGTTCGGCTTCGACGCCGACGAGGCCGTGCTCCAACAATCCACACGCGACACCCTGTACGAAGCCGCCCTGACGCGCCTGCGCGAAGCAGGCCACGCCTATCCGTGCGCCTGCAGCCGCAGCGATCTCGCCGCATGCGGGGGCGTGCATCCCGCGCACTGCGTGCGTCGCCCCATACCGGGCCAGGCACCGGCCTGGCGCCTGCGCGTGCCCGATGAATCGATCACCTTCGACGACGTCGTCCACGGCCATGTCGAACGATCGCTGCGCGAAGTCGGTGGCGACTTCGTCCTGCGCCGCGCCAACGGCGAATACGCCTACCAGCTCGCCGTGGTCGTCGATGACGGCGAGCAGCGCATCAGCGAGGTCGTGCGCGGCGTCGACCTGCTCGACTCTACGCCGCGCCAGATCCTGCTGCGTCGCCTGCTCGGCCTGGCCGATACCGGTTGGCTGCACCTGCCGCTCGTGCTCGACGCCGCCGGGCGCAAGCTGGCCAAGCGCGACGCCGCGCATCCGCTCGATGCCGGCGATCCGCTGCCCGCACTGCGCCGCGCACTGGCCATGCTCGGCCAGGCCGTACCGGCGTCCCCGTCGCTGCGGCCGTTCCTGGCCGACGCGGTCGCACGCTTTGATGTCACGCGCATTCCGCGCGGGGATCATCCGCATGTCGCATTGCAAGACGACTAA